The stretch of DNA AATGCCATCGGGTTCATATTTTAGTTGTAGACAATTGATTCAATTTCCTTGAAAGATTTGCACAAATGAGCGGAAGTCAGCTTTACAACTTTCGTCCAAATTTCGTAGCACCATTGTGCTTGATTGACCATTGGAAGTTACGCAAATTCACCAATTTAAGAAATCGGACGAAGCTTATTGGAATACGAATATTGCTTCGAAGTAATTTTCGGACCGTAATCTTAGCAATAATGCTGCGGGTGGAGAAAGTATAGTGTGCCAATGTTATATAAACGTATTCATCGAATGTTAATTTGAACtgttaatattttattttagtggATGATTTTAGTTTATTTCAAAGACTAGTTATATTTATGTAATGATACAGCATCACAGTCGATTACAGTTCGACTCGGACATGTGTTGATAATGGTGAAATCGTCTGTGATGGAACACAATATATAGGCTTATAGTTTGTTTAAACCGTACTTAAATGTTAAGTTTTAATTTGTTCTCTCTTTAGAAGGCTAGGGATAGCTTTGCTCTGATCATAGATTTTGGTATGAGTTTCCCGTAAAGAGCTAAACTTCCTCTAAAAGGTTGGATCCCAAATGAGCAGCATACCACGTTTTAAACAAAAAAGATCTTGCGAAGATAGAGTTCTTCTAGAATAGACCAAAAATTGTTATCACGAAAAGGAATCAGTCCAATGTTTGAAAAAGTGACTTGTtaggaaaaaaatgtttaaacaaaaattgaaacacGGATGCTATTTTCATCAAGCATGAAGGGATTATTTTGAACAATAACAAAACACGACAGACGAGTGAAAATTTGCTATAAATATAACATCATGTATGAAATGCATTCATCCATTTATTCTCTgagtgtttttttcttctttttcttcgacACCCTCTCGTTCAATATCCGAAATGCCACACTGCCCTGTATCATGTAGCTGGAGATTATGGATGATTCCGTTCATAATTCGCTAAACACAACCAACTTCGCCAGTCGAGTCATACAGCATGGTAAACGCACAGGAGGCAAAATATTCCATTTTTAGCATAGAAATCCTAAAATGTCGCATCTCATTCGGACAATAGAACTTGTTTTTTTCTCGCGTGACTGTGATATTTGCACACGAATTCGTTTGCCTCATTTTTAAGATCTCACCTAAAGGATATATTACGTCAGTGTTTGAAACATTGTAGCATTTGCTTATGTATGTAATTTGAATGTGTACACGTTTAATAAAAATCTCAATCATGTTTcatccaatgataaaatgttgttttaatTCGAAATATACGTCCCTGTTAGAATCTCATACAACTTGGGCGCCGTGATGACGATTTTTTCAGATACCTGCGTAGCGTAGTGTCTGTGTGCTTCGTTTCTATTTACTTCTGATATTCTTCAACAAATCTTCCGACCCTGGATGCTTCCGCCTAACGTGATTAACTAGCAGTCGTCGAAAGCTATAATCGGCATTGCACTCCTTGCAAACGAAAGGCCTTTCTTTGGTATGCGTTCGGTGGTGTATTTCCCGCACTGACTCCTTCACAAATGTTATTGGACAATAGAGGCATTTGAATTTTCGCTCCTGATTGTGTGTTAGCATGTGTCGGTTCAAACCGTGCCTGGTGAATAGGAGACCATTGTTAATAGATACTGATCACAAATAGTCTTGCAGTTCGTACGTAGTTCGAAACTTTTTACCACACtcttggcaaactttgtccGGTTTCTGGTGCGTTGCGAACTTGTGATGATACAAGGCCAGGTTGCTGTTGAATGTCTTGTCGCATTTATCGCACGGGAAGTTTCCATCTGAGTGCTTATAACCAATATGACGTTTCAATTTATGCTTGCAGTGGAAAGATGACGCACAGCCTTCCTTAGGGCACCTGTATGGCTTCACAcctggttcaaaaaaaaaaaacagaaacagaaaaagAAACAGAAATAAATTACAGAAAGATTTGACTAAATCAGCTCACCTTTATGCATATTCAAGTGACCCGGAATCAGAGTTTTGTGCACCATTCTACCACAAACTTCACAGGTAACCAGTGCTGCATTGTATTCGTCCTTGTAGCTACGTTTTGGTTTTATCTTTTTCCTAGCACCAGTTTTCTTCGATCGAGTTTGCACAGATTCCTCCTTTTCATTTGGCTGATTGTTGTTATTGTAGGCGTTTGTAATGAACTCATCGGAGAGGATATCTCCAAAAAGTAAACTCTCGTCAATGTATTCTACTTCAGAGTACGGAATGCCATCGCCGAACAGCTCTAGGACAGACCTCTCATCTTGTTGACGACGGTTCTCCTCAATTTCCTGCCGCAGCATCTCTTGTATACTGTGACAATTTTCCTTGAACTCAGAGAAATCTTTTACTTTGTAGTAACAATCGTCGCAGATCTCAACAGGAAACAAATCATTATCTATATCCAGCTGTTGAACAATAAAACAAGATATCTAGCTGAcatgtgccacttttttctcacCGAAATACCTTTATCTGCACGCATTCCTCTACCATGGTTAGAATTGCTTGATCGGCCATGGACTGATTG from Toxorhynchites rutilus septentrionalis strain SRP chromosome 3, ASM2978413v1, whole genome shotgun sequence encodes:
- the LOC129778533 gene encoding zinc finger protein 160-like isoform X4, with translation MDLICRLCMEESNLNQSMADQAILTMVEECVQIKLDIDNDLFPVEICDDCYYKVKDFSEFKENCHSIQEMLRQEIEENRRQQDERSVLELFGDGIPYSEVEYIDESLLFGDILSDEFITNAYNNNNQPNEKEESVQTRSKKTGARKKIKPKRSYKDEYNAALVTCEVCGRMVHKTLIPGHLNMHKGVKPYRCPKEGCASSFHCKHKLKRHIGYKHSDGNFPCDKCDKTFNSNLALYHHKFATHQKPDKVCQECGKKFRTTHGLNRHMLTHNQERKFKCLYCPITFVKESVREIHHRTHTKERPFVCKECNADYSFRRLLVNHVRRKHPGSEDLLKNIRSK
- the LOC129778533 gene encoding zinc finger protein 160-like isoform X2 → MHLVSTNFLVNKAALFDIAVELKPEACVRQHTIMDLICRLCMEESNLNQSMADQAILTMVEECVQIKLDIDNDLFPVEICDDCYYKVKDFSEFKENCHSIQEMLRQEIEENRRQQDERSVLELFGDGIPYSEVEYIDESLLFGDILSDEFITNAYNNNNQPNEKEESVQTRSKKTGARKKIKPKRSYKDEYNAALVTCEVCGRMVHKTLIPGHLNMHKGVKPYRCPKEGCASSFHCKHKLKRHIGYKHSDGNFPCDKCDKTFNSNLALYHHKFATHQKPDKVCQECGKKFRTTHGLNRHMLTHNQERKFKCLYCPITFVKESVREIHHRTHTKERPFVCKECNADYSFRRLLVNHVRRKHPGSEDLLKNIRSK
- the LOC129778533 gene encoding zinc finger protein 160-like isoform X1, with translation MHLVSTNFLVNKAALFDIAVELKPEACVRQSTTSWNLVLRSCLPSAQHGELQAAVVRKQLANRIASSLIFKHTIMDLICRLCMEESNLNQSMADQAILTMVEECVQIKLDIDNDLFPVEICDDCYYKVKDFSEFKENCHSIQEMLRQEIEENRRQQDERSVLELFGDGIPYSEVEYIDESLLFGDILSDEFITNAYNNNNQPNEKEESVQTRSKKTGARKKIKPKRSYKDEYNAALVTCEVCGRMVHKTLIPGHLNMHKGVKPYRCPKEGCASSFHCKHKLKRHIGYKHSDGNFPCDKCDKTFNSNLALYHHKFATHQKPDKVCQECGKKFRTTHGLNRHMLTHNQERKFKCLYCPITFVKESVREIHHRTHTKERPFVCKECNADYSFRRLLVNHVRRKHPGSEDLLKNIRSK
- the LOC129778533 gene encoding zinc finger protein 160-like isoform X3, giving the protein MLTPYTHTIMDLICRLCMEESNLNQSMADQAILTMVEECVQIKLDIDNDLFPVEICDDCYYKVKDFSEFKENCHSIQEMLRQEIEENRRQQDERSVLELFGDGIPYSEVEYIDESLLFGDILSDEFITNAYNNNNQPNEKEESVQTRSKKTGARKKIKPKRSYKDEYNAALVTCEVCGRMVHKTLIPGHLNMHKGVKPYRCPKEGCASSFHCKHKLKRHIGYKHSDGNFPCDKCDKTFNSNLALYHHKFATHQKPDKVCQECGKKFRTTHGLNRHMLTHNQERKFKCLYCPITFVKESVREIHHRTHTKERPFVCKECNADYSFRRLLVNHVRRKHPGSEDLLKNIRSK